In Vibrio sp. STUT-A11, a genomic segment contains:
- a CDS encoding NAD(P)/FAD-dependent oxidoreductase, with translation MKIAIIGTGISGLTCGYYLHKDHDITLFEANDYIGGHTATVDVTVDEKDYAIDTGFIVYNDRTYPNFIKMMNEIGVEGIPTQMSFSVRNKGNGLEYNGHTISTLFAQKRNWVNPKFYRFIFEILRFNKLAKSFAGKEPTNMQTLGEFLDEHQFSQFFTDNYILPMGAAIWSSTLADMRAFPLMFFLRFFLNHGLLDVTNRPQWYVIKGGSRAYIPPLTQGFAQNIRLNSPVESVTRTKDRVLLQVNGTTEWFDEVIFACHSDQVMRILNEPTAEEQSILGDMAYQANEVVLHTDSSLLPKRKAAWASWNYLLEGCEGERRRLPSLTYNMNILQHLDATHTFCVTLNSTDRIDASKILSTFTYDHPVFTTESIAAQQRKDEIQGVSNIWFCGAYWYNGFHEDGVRSALDVVKALGNKTREQTVATLQKGAA, from the coding sequence AGCGAATGATTACATCGGTGGGCACACCGCAACCGTTGATGTCACTGTTGATGAAAAAGACTATGCCATTGACACTGGTTTTATCGTTTATAACGACCGTACCTATCCAAATTTTATCAAGATGATGAATGAAATTGGCGTAGAAGGTATACCAACTCAAATGAGCTTTAGCGTCCGCAACAAGGGTAACGGGTTAGAGTACAACGGTCATACGATTTCGACACTGTTCGCGCAAAAGCGCAATTGGGTAAATCCAAAGTTCTATCGTTTTATTTTTGAGATCCTTCGCTTTAATAAGTTAGCAAAATCGTTTGCAGGCAAAGAACCGACAAACATGCAAACGCTTGGTGAATTCCTCGATGAGCACCAGTTTAGCCAGTTCTTCACCGATAACTATATTCTTCCTATGGGCGCGGCGATCTGGTCTTCGACACTTGCGGATATGCGTGCATTTCCGTTGATGTTTTTCTTACGTTTCTTCTTGAATCATGGCTTGCTTGATGTGACGAATCGTCCACAGTGGTATGTGATCAAAGGTGGCTCTCGCGCTTACATTCCGCCATTGACTCAAGGGTTTGCACAAAATATCCGTCTCAACAGCCCAGTGGAAAGTGTGACGCGAACAAAAGACCGAGTGCTTTTACAGGTAAACGGAACCACAGAGTGGTTCGATGAAGTAATCTTCGCTTGCCACAGTGATCAGGTAATGAGAATACTCAATGAACCAACCGCCGAGGAGCAAAGTATTCTCGGTGATATGGCTTATCAAGCGAATGAAGTGGTTTTACACACTGATTCGAGTTTACTGCCAAAACGCAAAGCAGCCTGGGCTTCCTGGAACTATCTGTTAGAAGGATGTGAAGGGGAAAGACGACGACTTCCATCGCTGACCTACAATATGAATATACTCCAGCACTTGGACGCGACACACACGTTTTGCGTGACGTTGAACAGTACAGACAGAATCGATGCGAGCAAAATTCTAAGCACGTTCACTTACGATCATCCGGTATTTACCACCGAATCTATAGCGGCTCAACAGCGGAAGGATGAGATTCAGGGTGTTTCGAATATTTGGTTTTGCGGGGCCTATTGGTACAACGGCTTTCACGAAGATGGCGTACGTAGCGCATTAGATGTGGTGAAAGCGCTGGGAAACAAAACCAGAGAACAGACGGTGGCTACTCTACAGAAAGGGGCGGCGTAA
- a CDS encoding cyclopropane-fatty-acyl-phospholipid synthase family protein has product MLNSSVITLPCELTTTQKAARRVIVQCLKKMEFGCLTLIESFNSETTERSERFSAPDGSYNGQAVVATIEVKHPGLYSRILRGGSIAAGEAYMDGWWDSPDLTALMKLMAINMRALDQIEEQGSWITKLFYKVSHWANRNSQDNSRKNIHAHYDLGNALYESFLDSNMLYSSALYHQDNESLEQAQINKMDRLCQQIELKPSDHVIEIGTGWGAMAIYMAEQYGCRVTTTTISEEQHAYAKQQIEEKGLSDKITLLKEDYRNLDGTYDKLVSIEMIEAVGKAFLPSYIKKCESLLKPGGLMAIQAITIADQRYEYYSNNVDFIQKYIFPGGFLPSVTSLTQAATKYSDLVVRDLFDIGLDYAKTLNEWHRRFNQAEKQVRALGYDDRFIRMWRYYMSYCEGGFLARTISTVHMTFQRP; this is encoded by the coding sequence ATGTTGAATAGTAGTGTAATCACATTACCGTGCGAACTGACTACAACTCAAAAAGCGGCTCGCAGAGTGATCGTTCAATGTTTGAAAAAAATGGAATTTGGTTGTTTAACCTTAATTGAGAGCTTTAATTCAGAAACGACAGAAAGAAGTGAACGGTTTTCTGCGCCTGATGGTTCGTATAACGGTCAGGCTGTTGTTGCTACCATTGAGGTGAAACATCCCGGCTTGTACTCACGAATTTTACGAGGCGGCAGTATCGCTGCAGGTGAGGCTTACATGGATGGCTGGTGGGATAGCCCAGACCTGACGGCATTGATGAAGCTAATGGCGATAAACATGCGCGCATTAGATCAAATAGAGGAGCAGGGCAGTTGGATAACCAAGTTGTTTTACAAAGTCAGCCATTGGGCTAACCGCAACTCCCAGGATAATTCTCGCAAAAATATTCATGCGCACTATGATCTCGGCAATGCGCTGTATGAATCATTTCTTGATAGCAACATGCTTTATTCTTCGGCGCTGTATCACCAAGATAACGAGTCACTAGAGCAAGCGCAAATCAATAAAATGGATCGTCTTTGCCAACAGATCGAGCTAAAACCATCCGATCACGTTATTGAGATTGGTACCGGTTGGGGCGCGATGGCGATTTATATGGCTGAGCAGTATGGCTGTCGGGTGACCACCACCACCATTTCAGAAGAACAGCACGCCTACGCCAAGCAACAGATTGAAGAGAAAGGCTTGTCGGATAAAATCACCTTGCTTAAAGAAGATTATCGAAACCTTGATGGCACGTATGACAAGTTAGTTTCGATAGAGATGATTGAAGCGGTGGGGAAAGCGTTTTTGCCGTCTTATATTAAGAAGTGTGAGTCACTGCTGAAACCCGGTGGTTTAATGGCTATTCAGGCGATCACTATTGCCGATCAGCGTTATGAATATTACAGCAATAACGTCGATTTTATTCAGAAGTACATTTTTCCAGGTGGATTTTTACCGTCAGTGACATCTCTGACTCAAGCGGCGACAAAGTACAGTGATCTTGTCGTACGAGACCTGTTCGATATCGGCCTCGATTATGCGAAAACACTCAATGAGTGGCATCGCCGGTTTAATCAAGCTGAGAAACAAGTTCGCGCGCTAGGTTATGATGACCGATTTATTAGAATGTGGCGTTATTACATGAGTTATTGCGAGGGTGGTTTTTTAGCACGAACCATTAGCACAGTGCACATGACTTTTCAGCGACCTTAA
- a CDS encoding DUF1365 family protein, whose amino-acid sequence MVSGMNSRLFIGNVRHRRFTPVSHELNYSLFMPAIDLDEIDELESKVWGFGTRWWHWARFKRSDYVGEGSLKKAVQDKLERLTGVKCDGRVIAVCHLRYLGLYFSPVNFYYVYNKQGEWKYLLAEVSNTPWNERHYYAVSADQDDEQFGWKQEKAFHVSPFNPIDQQYQWKIKPLTDKLNIHLECHKGDKHFDATMAMKAKVLSSKSLMTCLVVTPIQTVKVVLGIYWHALKLWRKGAPFYSHPKYSDESNTKPEKKNKKRNNKENSAC is encoded by the coding sequence ATGGTTAGCGGGATGAACAGCCGGTTGTTTATCGGCAATGTAAGACACCGACGATTCACGCCCGTGTCGCATGAACTGAATTATTCGTTATTTATGCCGGCTATTGATCTCGATGAAATTGATGAGCTTGAAAGTAAAGTATGGGGTTTCGGTACCCGCTGGTGGCACTGGGCGAGGTTTAAGCGCAGTGATTATGTCGGTGAGGGCAGCCTTAAAAAGGCAGTACAAGACAAATTAGAACGCCTGACAGGCGTGAAATGTGATGGTCGAGTTATTGCGGTGTGTCACCTGCGCTATTTAGGACTCTATTTTAGTCCGGTTAATTTCTACTATGTTTATAACAAGCAGGGTGAATGGAAATATTTGCTGGCTGAAGTAAGCAATACACCGTGGAATGAGCGTCACTATTATGCCGTTTCTGCTGATCAGGATGATGAGCAATTTGGCTGGAAACAAGAGAAAGCGTTCCATGTCTCTCCGTTTAACCCTATTGACCAACAATACCAGTGGAAGATTAAACCGCTGACCGACAAACTCAATATCCATTTAGAGTGTCACAAAGGTGATAAACATTTTGATGCCACAATGGCGATGAAAGCGAAAGTTTTATCAAGCAAAAGCCTGATGACATGCTTAGTTGTGACTCCTATCCAAACGGTAAAAGTGGTATTGGGGATTTACTGGCACGCATTAAAGTTATGGAGAAAAGGTGCGCCTTTTTATTCTCATCCTAAATACTCAGATGAAAGTAATACAAAGCCAGAAAAGAAAAATAAGAAAAGAAATAACAAGGAGAATTCTGCATGTTGA